In the Actinomycetota bacterium genome, GGTGAAGAACAGCACAGCGGCGCCGGCCGCAACCGCGTCGCGCGCTCCAAAGGCGAAAACGACCATCGCCGAGATGACGCACACATACGCGGTAAGGGGGACGGCCATCTCCGGATGCCCCTGCGCGCGCGCGCCTCGAATCATGCGCAACAACACGGGCAATCCCACACCGACAACGGCAACCGCGGTCACAGCAATCACCCTGCCGGATGGGTCCTCCAGCCGCAAACCGCCGACGTAGGCAACGTGAGCGAGCAAGAACGACGCTAGTCCGGGAACGAACGCATCTTTGGGCAACATCAAGAAGACATCGCCCGCGAGAGACAGAATCAGCGCCGCGACGAACCATCCGCGCTGCGCGGGGTCCAAGGGCTCCAGTAACAACGCCACCGCGACCAGCAACGCCGTCGTCGCCGGCTTGCACGCGTACTCGATCAGACGCGACTGAACTCGCGGAGACACCGCGATCCAGTCCGAAACCGCGAAGACCCCCGCGAGTCCCAATACGACCCACGCCGCGACGCTCATCAGGAACGAATCTTGTCCGGCATTCTCATTCCGGCATCATGCCGCACAAAGACGACGCGCACTCGCAACTCAGGCCGTATCCCTGAGCAAGACCAAACCGCCGAGCACTCCGACGTAGGCCGTCCCGTCGGGACCGAACGTCACCGGAGACCAGTTGTTGTTGAAACCTAGACCGGTTCCCACGAGCTGCCGGAAAACCGTTTCTCCCGTCCGAAAGTCCAGCGCCGTGAGGTACCACGGATCGTCGGTGGCGCCGGCCGGCTTCGTGTACGTGTACACGAGCCCCGTTGCAAGCGAGAGCTTCGGCACCAACGAGGGCCCGCGCTCTTGGCTCTCCCATTTGGTCGTACAGGTCTTCGCGTCCCGGTCGACATCGATACGCGTAAGACCCGGCTCGCTCGACCCTCCGCGCGTCACCGACGCCGGACCGGAGTACCCGTAGTTGTTGACGACGACGATCGAGTCGCCGGTAACGATCAGAGACTGGTCCGTCGCGCCCTTGTCCTGGGCGAACACCGGCTCCTCACACACGAATCGATCTCCGCCGACCTGCGCGGCGCGCCGATACACCATCACATGCATTCGAGGATCGGCGTTGTCGGTAATCGCCACGAGATCCGGACCCATGAGCGACGGGGTCGTCCCGGACCCGAAGTTCAACTGCCCGGGCTTGAATCTGACTCCGTAGTCGTAAGCCTCGCGCCACGTCGCCACAGGCTTTCCATCCGCATCGGCGTCGAATCGATACAGCGCGCGCGCCGTCACGATGTACACGCCGCCGGTTTCATCCACGGCAAACGAGTTCCCGATGGCTTCCCCGGTATCCAGCTTCGCGGTGTCGCCGGTCTGCGGATCCACAACGCCGACCGTGCCGGCCGCGCTCGCGAACCACAGTCTTCCCGACCAGTCCGGGAGCACCGACATGATCTTGTCGTCCGATGCC is a window encoding:
- a CDS encoding lysoplasmalogenase; this translates as MSVAAWVVLGLAGVFAVSDWIAVSPRVQSRLIEYACKPATTALLVAVALLLEPLDPAQRGWFVAALILSLAGDVFLMLPKDAFVPGLASFLLAHVAYVGGLRLEDPSGRVIAVTAVAVVGVGLPVLLRMIRGARAQGHPEMAVPLTAYVCVISAMVVFAFGARDAVAAGAAVLFFTSDAMIGWDRFVRPLPWVRPAIMATYHLAQAGFVLSLLR